One genomic segment of Caldimonas brevitalea includes these proteins:
- a CDS encoding DinB family protein: MSDLPASLVDHYAWMARYNAWFNERLYASALALDDAERKRDRGDFFGSIHGTLNHLLLGDKLWLGRFAELPVPLPMLDAEVLALPPFTGLGMQLFEDFETLRLHRAQVDHAIQGFVAQLTPELVSADFSYTTTRGATRTQPCWRALSHFFNHQTHHRGQVTTLLMQAGIDPGDTDLLLTPEA; the protein is encoded by the coding sequence ATGTCCGACTTGCCTGCCTCGCTGGTGGATCACTATGCCTGGATGGCGCGCTACAACGCCTGGTTCAACGAGCGCCTGTATGCCTCTGCCCTTGCACTGGACGATGCCGAGCGCAAGCGCGACCGGGGCGATTTTTTCGGCTCCATCCATGGCACGCTGAACCATCTGTTGCTCGGCGACAAGCTGTGGCTCGGCCGTTTCGCTGAGCTGCCGGTGCCCCTGCCCATGCTCGATGCCGAGGTGCTGGCCCTGCCGCCCTTCACCGGGCTGGGCATGCAGTTGTTCGAGGATTTCGAGACGCTGCGACTGCACCGGGCGCAGGTGGATCACGCGATCCAGGGTTTCGTCGCGCAGCTGACACCCGAGCTGGTCTCGGCGGACTTCAGCTACACCACGACGCGCGGCGCGACACGCACGCAGCCGTGCTGGCGGGCCCTCAGCCACTTCTTCAACCACCAGACCCACCACCGCGGGCAGGTCACGACGCTGCTGATGCAAGCGGGCATCGACCCGGGCGATACCGACCTGCTGTTGACGCCCGAGGCCTGA
- the tolA gene encoding cell envelope integrity protein TolA, with protein MTISTERDDLLPRPPDKRGRGLLLALLMHVLLVGGLALGVNWRSSEPEGVEAELWAAVPQAAGPAPELPPPPPPPEVKPEPPKPTPPRAEPEPEPDRQAEIALERERERKRKEEREREEAEERERETKKKQEEAERKKEEADKKRQQEAEREKREEAEKREKEKKLEADKKAKEAQQRREEQEKRLQAQRDDRLKRLMSQAGTGSAEQGAPTGGAAAGGPSAGYAGKLKARILPNIVFADDASGNPAAEVEVRAAPDGTILGSRLVKSSGNTEWDQAVLRAIDKTQTLPRDENGRVPSPILMTFRPRDL; from the coding sequence ATGACCATCAGCACCGAGCGCGACGACCTGCTGCCCCGCCCGCCCGACAAGCGCGGACGTGGGCTGCTGCTGGCCCTGCTGATGCACGTGCTGCTGGTCGGCGGCCTGGCGCTGGGCGTGAACTGGCGCTCGAGCGAGCCCGAGGGGGTCGAGGCCGAGCTGTGGGCGGCAGTGCCGCAGGCCGCGGGGCCGGCCCCCGAGCTGCCGCCGCCGCCCCCGCCGCCCGAGGTGAAGCCGGAACCGCCGAAGCCCACGCCGCCGCGTGCGGAGCCTGAGCCCGAACCCGACCGGCAGGCCGAGATCGCGCTCGAACGCGAGCGCGAGCGCAAACGCAAGGAAGAGCGTGAGCGCGAAGAGGCCGAAGAACGCGAGCGCGAAACCAAGAAGAAGCAGGAAGAAGCCGAGCGCAAGAAGGAAGAGGCCGACAAGAAGCGCCAGCAGGAGGCCGAGCGCGAAAAGCGTGAAGAGGCCGAGAAGCGCGAGAAGGAAAAGAAGCTCGAAGCCGACAAGAAGGCCAAGGAAGCCCAGCAGCGCCGCGAAGAGCAGGAAAAGCGCTTGCAGGCGCAGCGCGACGACCGCTTGAAGCGCTTGATGAGCCAGGCCGGCACCGGCAGCGCCGAGCAAGGTGCACCCACCGGCGGTGCGGCCGCCGGCGGCCCTTCGGCCGGCTATGCCGGCAAGCTGAAGGCGCGCATCCTGCCCAACATCGTGTTCGCCGACGACGCGTCCGGCAACCCGGCGGCCGAGGTCGAGGTGCGCGCAGCGCCCGACGGCACCATCCTCGGCTCGCGTTTGGTGAAGTCGAGCGGCAACACCGAATGGGACCAGGCCGTGCTGCGTGCGATCGACAAGACGCAGACCCTGCCACGCGACGAGAACGGCCGCGTGCCCTCGCCCATCCTGATGACCTTCCGCCCGCGCGACCTGTGA
- a CDS encoding ExbD/TolR family protein, which translates to MPAVSPRGGSRRRTVSEINMVPFIDVMLVLLIIFMVSAPMMTTGVIDVPSVGKAARQPDRVVEVVLKADESLKLRINGKDSGATTVDRLASDVKGALEGADTAPVVISADKSVKYEAVVKIMDKLQRAGVQRVGLSVKTTG; encoded by the coding sequence ATGCCAGCCGTCAGTCCCCGCGGCGGGTCACGCCGCCGCACCGTCAGTGAGATCAACATGGTGCCCTTCATCGACGTGATGCTGGTGCTGTTGATCATCTTCATGGTGAGCGCTCCGATGATGACCACCGGCGTGATCGACGTGCCGTCCGTCGGCAAGGCGGCCCGCCAGCCGGACCGGGTGGTCGAGGTGGTCCTGAAAGCCGACGAGAGCCTCAAGCTGCGCATCAACGGCAAGGACAGCGGGGCCACCACGGTCGATCGGCTGGCCAGCGACGTCAAGGGCGCGCTCGAAGGCGCCGACACCGCTCCCGTGGTGATCTCGGCGGACAAGTCGGTCAAGTACGAAGCGGTCGTCAAGATCATGGACAAGCTGCAGCGCGCCGGCGTCCAGCGTGTCGGCCTGTCGGTCAAGACCACCGGTTGA
- the tolQ gene encoding protein TolQ — translation MNQDLSIIQLVLHASFVVQIVMALLLLMSLASWTVIFGKFFGLGRVRGLNDEFEREFWSGRNLNDLYTLASDSPRKGGPMERIFASGMREFLKLRERRVNDAGALLDGARRAMRASFQREMDAVESHLAFLASVGSVSPYIGLFGTVWGIMHAFTGLANLQQVTLATVAPGIAEALVATAIGLFAAIPAVVAYNRYARDIDRIAIKLETFIEEFSNILHRNIGHAPGAPGQGIH, via the coding sequence ATGAATCAGGACCTGTCGATCATTCAATTGGTGCTGCACGCGAGCTTCGTGGTGCAGATCGTGATGGCCTTGCTGCTGCTGATGTCGCTCGCCAGCTGGACCGTCATCTTCGGCAAGTTCTTCGGCCTGGGCCGCGTGCGGGGCCTGAACGACGAGTTCGAGCGCGAGTTCTGGTCGGGCCGCAACCTCAACGACCTCTACACGCTGGCCTCCGACAGCCCGCGCAAGGGCGGCCCGATGGAACGCATCTTCGCATCCGGCATGCGCGAGTTTTTGAAGCTGCGCGAGCGTCGTGTCAACGATGCGGGCGCCCTGCTCGACGGTGCCCGGCGTGCGATGCGCGCCAGCTTCCAACGCGAGATGGACGCGGTCGAGTCGCACCTCGCCTTTCTCGCCTCGGTCGGCTCGGTGTCGCCCTACATCGGCCTGTTCGGCACCGTCTGGGGGATCATGCATGCGTTCACCGGCCTGGCCAATCTGCAGCAGGTGACGCTCGCCACCGTGGCGCCCGGCATCGCCGAGGCCCTGGTGGCCACCGCGATCGGCCTGTTCGCCGCCATCCCCGCGGTGGTGGCCTACAACCGCTATGCGCGCGACATCGACCGCATCGCCATCAAGCTGGAAACCTTCATCGAAGAGTTTTCCAACATCCTCCATCGCAACATCGGCCATGCACCGGGCGCCCCCGGGCAAGGCATCCACTGA
- the ybgC gene encoding tol-pal system-associated acyl-CoA thioesterase has protein sequence MPDALSPAPAPFRFPVRVYWEDTDAGGVVFYANYLKFFERARTEWLRARGYDQERLRQESGLMFVVVHTAVRYRLPARLDDLLEISVEVRQAGAASMQFVQQATRDGTLLAEGDIKIGCVDVPGFRPRRIPAGILQETT, from the coding sequence ATGCCTGACGCCTTGAGCCCTGCGCCCGCGCCGTTTCGATTCCCGGTGCGGGTGTACTGGGAAGACACCGACGCCGGCGGCGTGGTGTTCTACGCCAACTACCTGAAGTTTTTCGAACGGGCCCGCACCGAATGGCTGCGCGCGCGCGGCTACGACCAGGAACGGTTGCGTCAGGAGTCCGGCCTGATGTTCGTCGTGGTACACACTGCCGTCCGGTACCGGCTGCCGGCCCGCCTCGACGACCTGCTCGAGATCAGCGTCGAGGTGCGGCAGGCGGGCGCCGCGTCGATGCAATTCGTCCAACAGGCGACACGCGACGGAACTTTGCTCGCCGAAGGCGATATCAAAATCGGCTGCGTGGACGTGCCGGGCTTTCGGCCCCGCCGCATCCCGGCCGGCATCCTCCAGGAAACAACATGA
- a CDS encoding TssQ family T6SS-associated lipoprotein — protein MRLLYCTVALTAALSGCAQLTAPPSGPQSPPQSPPQPEARPAPAPAPAVSPSIIELAGRPAERALLSGMRAYEDAQYPEAERHFGRALQAGLASPRDRAIAYKYLAFIYCTSQRTSQCESAFRSARRADPGFTLSKSEAGHPLWGPVFVRSQR, from the coding sequence ATGAGACTGCTGTACTGCACCGTCGCGCTCACCGCCGCACTCTCCGGCTGCGCCCAGTTGACCGCGCCGCCCAGCGGGCCGCAGTCGCCGCCGCAGTCCCCGCCCCAGCCGGAAGCCAGGCCCGCGCCCGCTCCCGCGCCGGCGGTGAGCCCGAGCATCATCGAACTCGCCGGGCGGCCGGCCGAACGCGCCCTGCTGTCCGGCATGCGAGCCTACGAAGACGCGCAGTACCCTGAAGCAGAACGCCACTTCGGCCGCGCCTTGCAAGCCGGCCTCGCGTCGCCGCGCGACCGCGCGATCGCCTACAAATACCTCGCCTTCATCTACTGCACCAGCCAGCGCACCTCCCAGTGCGAGTCGGCCTTCCGCTCGGCGCGGCGGGCCGACCCGGGCTTCACGCTGAGCAAGTCGGAAGCCGGCCATCCGCTGTGGGGACCGGTGTTCGTGCGCAGTCAACGGTGA
- a CDS encoding serine/threonine-protein kinase, translating to MEFQKTVFALTPEQALEAERAALRARQDDVSVTAPTPLHPDGSDVSVFGPDALMGLGGARSLSHGPSYDDLPTIGHISRYALKYHLGEGGLGTVYAAHDPLLSRLVAIKTLSLELSPEAREQFNAMFLNEARAAGGLNHPHIVTVFDAGTSPQGAYIAMELLKGKDLRQLLKEGWRPTPVEAALIIRRVADALSYAHSRGVVHRDVKPANIFMVGRTQPKVLDFGIARVASTQDGSGDDDYVAGSPYYMAPEQVRHAPVDRRCDVFSLGVVFYELLTGVKPFQGSTLTEIATAVVTRTPPLAETVNRQVPPALSAIASRAMEKAPEDRYRSARLLSRELRHWLDEQAEAAQHDERQAADRRHHRKQWALGGLAAGLVVAVIGVSLGDLLAPHAPAGSLPEAKAAAGVPAVAPAQAASSVLAAASAAAELPASITLDPSETLVAGTVAVASAAVAGSAADSAAPAPEAQDRTAAAVAAASGNGQVNLAVSPWGQVEVDGVAAGTVPPLTRLTLPAGRHTITIRNQEFPPHSVTVNVTAGQPVTIRHRFGS from the coding sequence GTGGAATTTCAGAAGACCGTCTTTGCCCTCACGCCCGAGCAGGCGTTGGAGGCGGAACGTGCCGCCCTCCGGGCCCGGCAGGACGACGTGAGCGTGACCGCCCCCACGCCCTTGCACCCCGACGGTAGCGACGTCTCGGTCTTCGGCCCCGACGCCTTGATGGGTCTCGGGGGCGCACGCAGCCTGTCTCACGGTCCGTCCTATGACGACCTGCCGACCATCGGCCACATCAGCCGTTACGCGCTCAAGTACCACCTGGGTGAAGGCGGCCTCGGCACTGTTTATGCGGCGCACGACCCGCTGTTATCGCGCCTGGTCGCCATCAAGACGCTGAGCCTCGAACTCTCGCCCGAAGCGCGCGAGCAGTTCAATGCGATGTTCCTGAACGAGGCGCGTGCGGCCGGCGGCCTCAACCATCCCCACATCGTCACGGTGTTCGACGCGGGCACCAGCCCCCAAGGCGCCTACATCGCGATGGAGCTGCTCAAGGGCAAGGACCTGCGGCAGTTGCTGAAGGAAGGCTGGCGCCCGACGCCGGTGGAAGCCGCCCTGATCATCCGTCGCGTCGCCGACGCCCTGTCGTATGCGCACTCGCGCGGTGTGGTGCACCGCGACGTGAAGCCGGCCAACATCTTCATGGTCGGCCGCACCCAGCCCAAGGTGCTCGACTTCGGCATCGCCCGCGTGGCGAGCACGCAGGATGGCTCCGGAGACGACGACTACGTGGCCGGCTCACCCTACTACATGGCGCCCGAGCAAGTGCGCCACGCGCCGGTCGACCGCCGCTGCGACGTGTTCTCGCTCGGGGTCGTGTTCTATGAATTGCTGACCGGCGTCAAACCTTTCCAGGGCTCGACACTGACCGAGATCGCCACCGCCGTCGTGACGCGCACGCCACCGCTGGCCGAAACCGTCAACCGACAGGTGCCGCCGGCGCTGTCCGCTATCGCCTCGCGCGCGATGGAAAAAGCGCCGGAAGACCGTTACCGCTCGGCACGCTTGCTGTCGCGCGAGTTGCGCCACTGGCTCGACGAACAGGCCGAAGCCGCGCAGCACGACGAGCGGCAGGCGGCAGACCGCCGCCACCACCGCAAACAATGGGCGCTCGGCGGCTTGGCCGCCGGTCTGGTGGTGGCCGTGATCGGTGTCAGCCTCGGCGACCTGCTTGCACCTCACGCCCCTGCCGGGTCATTGCCCGAGGCCAAGGCGGCCGCAGGCGTCCCGGCGGTTGCGCCCGCGCAGGCTGCATCGTCGGTGCTGGCGGCGGCGTCGGCCGCTGCGGAGCTGCCCGCTTCCATCACGCTCGACCCGAGCGAAACGCTGGTGGCCGGCACGGTGGCCGTCGCATCCGCAGCCGTCGCCGGCTCCGCGGCCGACAGCGCGGCCCCTGCACCCGAAGCGCAGGACCGCACCGCCGCCGCGGTGGCGGCCGCGAGCGGCAACGGCCAGGTCAACCTGGCGGTCAGCCCCTGGGGCCAGGTCGAAGTCGACGGCGTCGCGGCCGGCACGGTGCCACCACTGACCCGCTTGACGCTCCCGGCCGGCCGCCACACGATCACGATCCGCAACCAGGAGTTCCCGCCCCACAGCGTCACTGTCAACGTGACCGCGGGGCAGCCGGTGACCATCCGACATCGATTTGGATCATGA
- a CDS encoding pyridoxal phosphate-dependent aminotransferase: MKFAARAGQIDPFYVMECAKAADVLARSALCDPAQGGRPMIYLNIGEPDFTAPPLVQEAAARCIRDGLTQYTPALGLEALRERISAWYRDRFGVDVPARRIVLTAGASGALQLACLALVDAGDEILMPDPSYPCNRHFVAAAQGRAVLLPSGPEQRFQLSAAGVEAAWGERSRGVLLASPSNPTGTSIHPDEMRRIADAVRRRQGVTLVDEIYLGLSFDATYGHTALSLGDDIITINSFSKYFSMTGWRLGWLVVPDVMVPVVEKLAQNLYICPSSVAQHAALACFEADSLAEYERRREEFRRRRDFLVPALDTLGLRVPVLPDGAFYAWADCTAHHASSWDFVFELMQRAQLAITPGRDFGHADTQRYVRFSYASRMALLEEAVARLRSAL, translated from the coding sequence ATGAAGTTCGCCGCGCGCGCCGGGCAGATCGACCCGTTCTATGTGATGGAGTGCGCCAAGGCGGCCGACGTGCTGGCCCGCAGCGCCTTGTGCGACCCGGCCCAGGGCGGCCGGCCGATGATCTACCTGAACATCGGCGAACCCGACTTCACGGCCCCGCCGCTGGTGCAGGAAGCGGCCGCCCGCTGCATCCGCGACGGCCTCACCCAGTACACCCCGGCGCTGGGCCTGGAAGCGCTGCGGGAACGCATCAGCGCCTGGTACCGCGACCGTTTCGGTGTCGACGTGCCGGCGCGCCGCATCGTGCTGACCGCGGGCGCCTCGGGCGCCTTGCAGCTGGCTTGCCTCGCGCTGGTCGACGCCGGCGACGAGATCCTGATGCCGGACCCGAGCTACCCCTGCAACCGGCATTTCGTCGCCGCGGCGCAAGGCCGCGCGGTGTTGCTGCCCAGCGGCCCGGAACAACGCTTCCAGCTCAGCGCCGCCGGCGTCGAAGCCGCATGGGGCGAACGCAGCCGCGGTGTGTTGCTCGCGTCGCCGTCCAACCCCACCGGCACGTCCATCCATCCCGACGAGATGCGGCGCATCGCCGACGCCGTGCGGCGCCGCCAAGGCGTCACGCTGGTCGACGAAATCTATCTGGGCCTCAGCTTCGACGCCACCTACGGCCACACCGCGCTGTCGCTGGGCGATGACATCATCACCATCAACAGCTTCTCGAAATACTTCAGCATGACAGGATGGCGGCTGGGGTGGCTGGTGGTGCCCGATGTCATGGTCCCGGTGGTCGAGAAACTCGCGCAGAACCTCTACATCTGCCCGTCCAGCGTGGCGCAGCATGCCGCCCTCGCCTGTTTCGAAGCCGACAGCCTGGCCGAGTACGAGCGCCGTCGCGAAGAATTCCGGCGCCGTCGCGATTTTCTGGTGCCGGCCCTCGACACGTTGGGGCTGCGGGTGCCGGTGCTGCCCGACGGCGCGTTCTACGCCTGGGCCGATTGCACCGCCCATCACGCCAGCAGCTGGGATTTCGTGTTCGAGCTGATGCAACGCGCCCAGCTCGCGATCACGCCCGGCCGTGATTTCGGTCACGCCGACACACAGCGCTATGTCAGGTTCTCCTACGCGAGCCGGATGGCCCTGCTCGAAGAAGCGGTGGCCCGGCTGCGTAGCGCCCTCTGA
- the nusB gene encoding transcription antitermination factor NusB, producing MSTSDKPSDKPPGKAPGNHGKRPAQKSARRRSRELALQGLYQWLLSGADAGEIEAHVREIEGFNKADLAHFDALLHGCIREAADIDATLAHHVDRKTTELSPVEHAVLMIGAYELKHCVDIPYKVAINEAVELAKSFGGTDGHKYVNGVLDKAAVELRPVEVEAARNARR from the coding sequence GTGAGCACCTCCGACAAACCGTCCGACAAACCACCCGGCAAGGCGCCGGGCAACCATGGCAAGCGGCCGGCACAGAAGTCGGCCCGGCGGCGCTCGCGCGAACTCGCGCTGCAGGGGCTCTACCAGTGGCTGCTGTCGGGCGCCGACGCCGGCGAAATCGAAGCCCACGTGCGCGAGATCGAAGGTTTCAACAAGGCCGACCTGGCGCATTTCGACGCGCTGCTGCACGGTTGCATCCGCGAGGCCGCCGACATTGACGCGACCCTGGCCCACCACGTCGACCGCAAGACCACCGAGCTGTCGCCGGTCGAACACGCGGTGCTGATGATCGGCGCCTATGAGCTGAAGCACTGCGTCGACATCCCGTACAAGGTGGCGATCAACGAGGCGGTCGAACTGGCCAAGAGCTTCGGCGGCACCGACGGCCACAAATACGTCAACGGCGTGCTCGACAAGGCCGCCGTGGAGCTGCGACCGGTCGAGGTCGAAGCCGCCCGCAACGCCCGCCGCTGA
- the ribH gene encoding 6,7-dimethyl-8-ribityllumazine synthase: MQGADKGQAIQLDGEDLRIGIVQARFNEAITGKLAEACLAELHDLKVAAKHIEHVMVPGALEVPVALQALAESERYDALIALGCIIRGETYHFELVANESGAGVTRVSLDHQVPIANAILTVENEAQAWARAEEKGRDAARVAVEMANLLEDLT; this comes from the coding sequence ATGCAAGGCGCAGACAAAGGCCAGGCTATCCAACTCGACGGCGAGGACCTGCGCATCGGCATCGTCCAAGCCCGTTTCAACGAAGCCATCACCGGCAAGCTCGCAGAAGCCTGCCTCGCTGAATTGCACGACCTGAAAGTGGCGGCCAAGCACATCGAGCACGTGATGGTGCCGGGTGCGCTCGAGGTGCCGGTGGCCCTGCAGGCCCTGGCGGAGAGTGAGCGCTACGACGCACTGATCGCGCTGGGCTGCATCATCCGCGGCGAAACCTATCACTTCGAGCTGGTGGCCAACGAAAGCGGCGCCGGCGTCACGCGCGTGTCGCTCGACCACCAGGTGCCGATTGCCAACGCCATCCTGACGGTCGAGAACGAGGCACAGGCCTGGGCCCGGGCCGAAGAGAAGGGCCGTGACGCCGCCCGCGTGGCCGTCGAGATGGCCAACCTGCTGGAAGACCTGACGTGA
- the ribBA gene encoding bifunctional 3,4-dihydroxy-2-butanone-4-phosphate synthase/GTP cyclohydrolase II — MPISPVPEIIAELAAGRMVILVDEEDRENEGDLVLAADHVTPEAINFMAKFGRGLICLTLTRERCERLRLPPMAPRNGTKHGTAFTVSIEAAEGVTTGISAADRAQTVRVAVARDAQASDLVQPGHIFPLQAQDGGVLMRAGHTEAGCDLSAMAGLTPAAVICEIMNDDGTMARLPDLEVFAREHGLKIGTIADLIEYRSRNESLIQRAGERTLRTPHGEFHCIAYRDRSEGLHLALTHGTWSEQDEVAVRVHEPLSVFDLLDAGQCGHSWPLGKALARLQQEPSAVAVLMNCGESVDDLLEYLQPEHARQLRQRGQIDLRTYGIGAQILRDLGVTRMKLLGSPRRMPSMMGGYGLEVTGFFGPEQA, encoded by the coding sequence ATGCCCATCTCTCCCGTTCCCGAGATCATTGCCGAGCTGGCGGCCGGCCGCATGGTCATCCTGGTCGACGAAGAAGACCGCGAAAACGAAGGCGACCTCGTGCTCGCCGCCGACCATGTCACACCTGAAGCAATCAACTTCATGGCCAAGTTCGGCCGCGGGCTGATCTGTTTGACGCTCACGCGCGAGCGCTGCGAGCGCCTGCGGCTGCCGCCGATGGCCCCTCGCAACGGCACCAAGCACGGCACCGCCTTCACGGTCTCGATCGAGGCGGCCGAGGGTGTCACCACCGGCATCTCGGCGGCCGACCGGGCCCAGACGGTGCGCGTGGCGGTTGCCCGCGACGCCCAGGCCAGCGACCTGGTGCAGCCGGGCCACATCTTCCCGTTGCAGGCGCAGGACGGCGGCGTGCTGATGCGCGCCGGTCACACCGAGGCGGGCTGCGACCTGTCGGCGATGGCCGGCCTGACGCCGGCGGCGGTGATCTGCGAGATCATGAACGACGATGGCACCATGGCCCGCCTGCCCGATCTCGAAGTGTTCGCGCGCGAACACGGCCTCAAGATCGGCACCATCGCCGACCTGATCGAATACCGCAGCCGCAACGAAAGCCTGATCCAGCGCGCCGGCGAGCGCACCTTGCGCACGCCGCATGGCGAATTCCATTGCATCGCCTACCGCGATCGCTCGGAAGGCCTGCACCTGGCCCTCACCCACGGCACCTGGAGCGAACAAGACGAGGTGGCCGTGCGGGTGCACGAGCCGCTGTCGGTGTTCGACCTGCTCGACGCCGGCCAGTGCGGCCATTCGTGGCCGCTCGGCAAGGCCTTGGCGCGGCTGCAGCAGGAGCCCAGCGCGGTGGCCGTGCTGATGAACTGCGGCGAGAGCGTCGACGACCTGCTCGAATACCTGCAGCCCGAGCATGCGCGGCAGTTGCGCCAACGCGGGCAGATCGACCTGCGCACCTACGGCATCGGCGCGCAGATCCTGCGCGACCTCGGCGTCACCCGCATGAAGCTGCTCGGCAGCCCGCGGCGCATGCCCAGCATGATGGGCGGCTACGGCCTGGAAGTGACGGGCTTCTTCGGCCCCGAACAAGCCTGA